In Actinoplanes sp. NBC_00393, a single genomic region encodes these proteins:
- a CDS encoding glycosyl hydrolase family 28-related protein — MSVVSRRAGVPPRWSVLALGVVLGVSAGVTGAPQAAGAAASPAAPAVTRAALDPALVAGRGATVAFLEQEAEHATTTGTVIGPDRTAYTLPAEASGRSAVTLDPGEYVEFTLPRSANAITVRYSIPDAPGGGGITAPLTVGTKHGSRTMTLTSQYSWLYNQYPFTNDPQADLLHPDWWITECACVPSATTPAPVITKPFRPTHFYDEQRLLLGATYRAGDKIRLTARTVPTTIDLLDSELVGLPKVDLTAANVLLFGADPTGRRDSAPAIDKAIAFAKKTNGEVYLPPGVYQVNRHILVDDVTITGAGNWYTIIKGREVALDEPAPDGSVHTGVGFYGKDAADGGSRDVHLADFAIQGDVRERIDTDQVNGVGGAMTDSTIRGLHIQHTKVGLWFDGPMSNVRVTDNVIVDQIADGLNFHTGVTKSLVRNNFVRNTGDDALAMWSEKTANSGNTFDRNTIQTPTLANGIAIYGGDDTTVSNNLIADPIREGSALHAGTRFGAEPFTGSLRFTGNTTVRAGTLELNWNIGLGAIWLYALERSFDANVEVTGAHFLDNTYNAIMMVAEWGVKDLYSINGIKFKDIKVDGTGTSVVSARAGGSASFENVDARNVGAVGVNNCGRFGFPATGSEFTLTDLGGNDGGWLGPYVPNVITCNDRPPVVPPPAPSSW; from the coding sequence ATGTCCGTTGTTTCGAGGCGGGCCGGCGTTCCACCGCGCTGGTCCGTCCTGGCTCTCGGCGTGGTGCTCGGGGTGTCGGCCGGTGTGACCGGCGCCCCGCAGGCCGCCGGGGCCGCCGCGTCCCCGGCCGCGCCCGCCGTCACCCGAGCCGCCCTCGATCCCGCGCTGGTTGCGGGCCGCGGCGCCACCGTCGCCTTCCTCGAGCAGGAGGCGGAGCACGCCACCACGACCGGCACGGTGATCGGGCCGGACCGGACGGCGTACACACTGCCGGCCGAGGCGTCCGGCCGGTCCGCGGTCACCCTCGACCCGGGGGAGTACGTGGAGTTCACGCTCCCTCGCTCGGCCAACGCGATCACCGTGCGGTACAGCATTCCGGACGCGCCGGGCGGCGGCGGGATCACCGCGCCGCTGACCGTCGGCACCAAGCACGGGTCCCGGACGATGACCCTGACCTCGCAGTACTCCTGGCTCTACAACCAGTACCCGTTCACCAACGACCCGCAGGCCGACCTGCTGCACCCGGACTGGTGGATCACCGAGTGCGCGTGTGTGCCGTCCGCGACGACGCCGGCCCCGGTGATCACCAAGCCGTTCCGGCCCACCCACTTCTACGACGAGCAGCGGTTGCTCCTCGGTGCGACGTACCGGGCCGGCGACAAGATCCGGCTCACCGCGCGGACCGTGCCGACCACCATCGACCTGCTCGACTCCGAGCTCGTGGGCCTGCCGAAGGTGGACCTGACCGCGGCCAACGTGCTGCTCTTCGGCGCCGACCCGACCGGCCGGCGGGACTCCGCGCCGGCCATCGACAAGGCGATCGCCTTCGCGAAGAAGACGAACGGCGAGGTCTACCTGCCGCCCGGCGTCTACCAGGTGAACCGGCACATCCTGGTCGACGACGTGACGATCACCGGCGCCGGCAACTGGTACACGATCATCAAGGGTCGCGAGGTCGCGCTCGACGAGCCCGCTCCCGACGGTTCGGTGCACACCGGCGTCGGTTTCTACGGCAAGGACGCCGCCGACGGTGGCAGCCGCGACGTGCATCTGGCCGACTTCGCGATCCAGGGCGACGTCCGGGAGCGGATCGACACCGACCAGGTGAACGGCGTCGGCGGGGCGATGACCGACTCGACGATCCGCGGGCTGCACATCCAGCACACCAAGGTGGGTCTCTGGTTCGACGGTCCGATGTCGAACGTCAGGGTCACCGACAACGTCATCGTCGACCAGATCGCCGACGGGCTGAACTTCCACACCGGCGTCACCAAGTCGCTGGTGCGCAACAACTTCGTCCGCAACACCGGTGACGACGCGCTCGCCATGTGGTCGGAGAAGACCGCCAACAGCGGGAACACCTTCGACCGGAACACGATCCAGACGCCCACCCTCGCCAATGGCATCGCGATCTACGGCGGCGACGACACCACCGTGTCGAACAACCTGATCGCCGACCCGATCCGGGAGGGCAGCGCGCTGCACGCCGGCACCCGGTTCGGCGCCGAGCCCTTCACCGGGAGTCTGCGATTCACCGGCAACACCACGGTGCGGGCCGGAACCCTGGAGCTGAACTGGAACATCGGGCTCGGCGCGATCTGGCTCTACGCCCTCGAGCGCAGCTTCGACGCGAACGTCGAGGTCACCGGCGCCCACTTCCTCGACAACACGTACAACGCGATCATGATGGTCGCCGAGTGGGGCGTGAAGGACCTCTACTCGATCAACGGCATCAAGTTCAAGGACATCAAAGTCGACGGTACGGGTACGAGCGTGGTCAGCGCTCGCGCCGGCGGTTCCGCGTCCTTCGAGAACGTGGACGCCCGCAACGTCGGCGCGGTCGGGGTGAACAACTGCGGCCGGTTCGGTTTCCCGGCGACCGGCTCCGAGTTCACCCTCACCGACCTCGGCGGCAACGACGGCGGCTGGCTCGGGCCGTACGTGCCGAACGTGATCACCTGCAACGACCGGCCGCCGGTCGTCCCGCCGCCGGCGCCGTCCAGCTGGTGA
- a CDS encoding NAD-dependent epimerase/dehydratase family protein — protein sequence MGSTLSRTLLVTGGAGFVGAALIRSLLTEYPDAAIVSLDNYFTGTPANHVNDPRVSYLDGSTVDIAKIWAGRGLPGPEVVFHMGEYSRIVQSFEDHDLTWDFNLLGTKEVVKFSAGHGAKLIYAGSSSKFGNDGQDENLNPYAWTKAKNIEYIKNYSNWYGLDYAITYFYNVYGPGQITDGKYATVIGIFERQYLSGEPLTVVSPGTQTRDFTHIDDIVRGLLLVARKGSGDGYLLGAGREWPLLEVAKMFRTEYVLAPVRRGERTRGQADITKATELGWHPEHKLDEYIAEFVAANPRPEA from the coding sequence ATGGGAAGTACGTTGAGCCGAACCCTGTTGGTCACCGGTGGTGCCGGATTCGTCGGCGCCGCGCTGATCAGGTCGCTGCTGACCGAGTACCCGGACGCGGCCATCGTCTCGCTGGACAACTACTTCACCGGCACCCCGGCGAACCACGTGAACGACCCGCGGGTCAGCTATCTCGACGGCTCGACCGTCGACATCGCGAAGATCTGGGCCGGTCGTGGCCTGCCCGGCCCCGAGGTCGTCTTCCACATGGGCGAATACTCGAGGATCGTCCAGTCGTTCGAGGATCACGACCTGACCTGGGACTTCAACCTGCTGGGGACCAAGGAGGTGGTGAAGTTCTCGGCCGGGCACGGTGCGAAGCTGATCTACGCCGGGTCCAGCTCGAAGTTCGGCAACGACGGGCAGGACGAGAACCTCAATCCGTACGCGTGGACCAAGGCCAAGAACATCGAGTACATCAAGAACTACTCGAACTGGTACGGCCTGGACTATGCGATCACATACTTCTACAACGTCTACGGACCGGGACAGATCACCGACGGGAAGTACGCCACGGTGATCGGCATCTTCGAGCGCCAGTACCTGTCCGGCGAGCCGCTCACCGTGGTGTCCCCGGGCACCCAGACCCGCGACTTCACCCACATCGACGACATCGTCCGCGGCCTGCTGCTGGTCGCCCGGAAGGGCTCGGGCGACGGCTACCTGCTCGGCGCCGGGCGGGAATGGCCGCTGCTCGAGGTCGCCAAGATGTTCCGCACGGAGTACGTGCTGGCGCCCGTCCGGCGCGGTGAGCGGACCCGCGGCCAGGCGGACATCACCAAGGCGACCGAGCTGGGCTGGCACCCGGAGCACAAGCTCGACGAGTACATCGCCGAATTCGTTGCGGCCAACCCGCGCCCGGAGGCATGA
- a CDS encoding response regulator transcription factor, translated as MENRIRVAVADDRENFVRGLELLLPELSGGRATVVATAGEAVLATKAVREAVPDLVFVGLGLPPVGSPQVITTLREAAPQARLVAVADDDEPGPVVEAIRAGATGFLRRGTDPAELRQPLLAALDGWAVLSPELLAAVAQQAAAPTGQAATAHLDDADRRLLRLIAAGSSTSDIAGRLHVSERTVKRLTAGLLRKLRVSSRTEAAALAGSAGLI; from the coding sequence ATGGAGAACAGGATCCGGGTGGCCGTGGCGGACGACCGGGAGAACTTCGTCCGTGGCCTGGAGTTGCTGCTCCCCGAGCTGAGCGGTGGGCGCGCGACAGTGGTGGCGACGGCGGGCGAGGCCGTCCTGGCGACGAAAGCGGTACGCGAAGCCGTACCCGATCTGGTTTTCGTGGGTCTCGGACTGCCGCCCGTCGGCAGCCCTCAGGTGATCACCACGCTCCGGGAGGCCGCGCCGCAGGCCCGTCTCGTAGCGGTCGCCGACGATGACGAGCCGGGGCCGGTGGTCGAGGCGATTCGTGCCGGTGCGACCGGTTTCCTGCGCCGCGGCACCGACCCGGCCGAGCTGCGGCAGCCGCTGCTCGCCGCGCTGGACGGCTGGGCGGTGCTCTCACCCGAGTTGCTGGCGGCGGTGGCTCAGCAGGCCGCCGCACCGACCGGGCAGGCGGCCACGGCCCATCTCGACGACGCGGACCGCCGGCTGCTGCGCCTGATCGCCGCCGGCTCGTCGACCAGCGACATCGCCGGCCGGTTGCACGTCTCCGAGCGTACGGTCAAGCGCCTGACCGCCGGCCTGCTGCGTAAGCTGCGGGTCTCCAGCCGAACCGAGGCGGCCGCCCTGGCCGGCAGCGCGGGCCTGATCTAG
- a CDS encoding cytochrome c oxidase assembly protein translates to MAYELSALNSPGWSRWRAAAFQAGCLVLLVGLALPAHTMTEHMRGHLLIAMIAPLGLVLGAPVTLLLRTLPVSAARRLSRLLRSRPARFVAHPVTALALVIGGLPLLALPSAHAHPLITAHFVLAGCLFAWVIAGPDPAPHRPSVPVRLILLGLAIAAHAVFSQVLYATATTDDQRTAATLMYYGGDLAELALAFAVVQSRTTRKVVSSAWGEPGARSGPRCRPGRPPRFGWRPAAYAAGRRSGA, encoded by the coding sequence GTGGCGTACGAGCTGAGCGCACTGAACTCCCCCGGATGGAGCCGATGGCGCGCCGCCGCGTTCCAGGCCGGCTGTCTCGTCCTGCTGGTCGGTCTGGCACTGCCGGCGCACACCATGACCGAGCACATGCGGGGCCACCTGCTGATCGCGATGATCGCCCCGCTCGGTCTGGTTCTCGGTGCTCCGGTGACGCTGCTTCTGCGTACCCTGCCGGTGTCTGCGGCCCGGCGCCTCAGCCGGCTGTTGCGTTCCCGCCCGGCCCGTTTCGTGGCCCACCCGGTGACCGCGCTGGCGCTGGTCATCGGTGGTCTCCCGCTGCTGGCGCTGCCCTCGGCGCACGCGCATCCGCTGATCACAGCGCATTTCGTGCTCGCCGGCTGCCTCTTCGCCTGGGTGATCGCCGGCCCGGACCCGGCACCGCATCGCCCCTCGGTGCCGGTCCGCCTGATCCTCCTCGGCCTGGCGATCGCCGCTCACGCCGTCTTCTCGCAGGTCCTCTACGCGACCGCGACCACCGACGACCAGCGCACCGCCGCCACGCTGATGTACTACGGCGGCGACCTCGCGGAGCTGGCGCTGGCCTTCGCGGTCGTTCAGTCCCGCACCACGCGGAAGGTCGTGAGCTCCGCCTGGGGTGAACCTGGCGCTAGATCAGGCCCGCGCTGCCGGCCAGGGCGGCCGCCTCGGTTCGGCTGGAGACCCGCAGCTTACGCAGCAGGCCGGCGGTCAGGCGCTTGA
- a CDS encoding DUF2243 domain-containing protein yields the protein MRRLLRTPGLLLGIGLGGFIDGIVLHQILQWHHLVSSWRSPDTLDGLRMNTLWDGLFHVVAWLFVLAGIGTLYSRVARDHRQAWTSGALWGWALVGWGLFNIVEGLIDHQILGVHHVRPGPGQLWWDLGFLALGAALIGAGWAIQRRAAP from the coding sequence ATGAGACGGCTGCTTCGTACCCCGGGCCTGCTGCTCGGCATCGGCCTCGGTGGATTCATCGACGGCATCGTGCTGCACCAGATCCTGCAGTGGCATCACCTGGTGTCCAGCTGGCGTTCCCCGGACACCCTGGACGGCCTGCGGATGAACACCCTGTGGGACGGTCTGTTCCACGTGGTGGCCTGGCTTTTCGTCCTCGCCGGGATCGGCACCCTCTACAGCCGGGTCGCCCGCGATCACCGGCAGGCCTGGACGTCCGGCGCTCTCTGGGGGTGGGCGCTGGTCGGCTGGGGACTCTTCAACATCGTCGAGGGCCTCATCGATCATCAGATCCTGGGCGTGCACCACGTCCGGCCCGGGCCGGGTCAACTCTGGTGGGATCTGGGCTTCCTGGCTCTGGGCGCCGCGCTGATCGGCGCCGGCTGGGCGATTCAACGGCGCGCGGCGCCGTGA
- a CDS encoding MFS transporter, with protein sequence MASAVGPVLAEQETLALSSTHLAIWGLRRHLPESPRWLIMHGREDEAEENIARIERAVEGRRWTSRRRSTSGPASRTAISRCCGCCSGSIRPGRRWAPR encoded by the coding sequence GTGGCCAGCGCGGTCGGCCCGGTCCTGGCCGAGCAGGAGACGCTCGCGCTCAGCAGTACGCACCTGGCGATCTGGGGTCTGCGCCGGCACCTGCCGGAGAGCCCGCGCTGGCTGATCATGCATGGCCGCGAGGACGAGGCCGAGGAGAACATCGCCCGGATCGAGCGGGCCGTCGAGGGCCGCCGCTGGACGAGTCGAAGGCGATCGACATCCGGCCCAGCAAGCCGCACGGCTATCTCTCGCTGTTGCGGGTGCTGTTCCGGGTCTATCCGTCCCGGTCGACGCTGGGCGCCACGCTGA
- a CDS encoding radical SAM protein yields the protein MAANATRKKRLEDPRIDRSGLSAPGAYVEDHPGMISQTDESGAVRRYVGGSACFERTPLGFWGCRDGHARGMAVVLDPPLPAHLQVEVTSACNLRCTMCLVRYRPPVNKLAGAMPPELFHRLVDEVPLRRLTLQGLGEPLLSPYLPEMIAAAVQKGIRVGFNTNATLLNRKRAEELVASRVDWLHVSLDGASAGAYEAIREGARFDTVVANLAGLVRAKRAAGSATPWIRVVFVAMRDNVAELPALVELLGEIGVDELRVQNLSHSFDDTDPAGRYDEIRNFTADQALWTGADQERAAAAFSEAESKAKNLGVRLRLPNFHDEGGGNCTWPWDAAYITSSGTVQPCCMVMGDDRISLGSLSEAGFPEIWRGEAYRDFRRRLASAEPPAVCRGCSLYHHTF from the coding sequence GTGGCCGCCAACGCGACCCGGAAGAAGCGCCTCGAGGATCCCCGTATCGATCGGAGCGGATTGTCCGCGCCAGGAGCGTACGTCGAAGATCATCCCGGCATGATCAGCCAAACGGACGAGTCGGGGGCGGTTCGTCGTTACGTGGGCGGATCGGCGTGCTTCGAGCGTACGCCGCTGGGGTTTTGGGGTTGCCGGGATGGGCATGCCCGCGGCATGGCTGTCGTGCTTGACCCGCCGCTGCCCGCTCACCTGCAGGTGGAGGTGACCTCGGCATGCAATCTGCGCTGCACCATGTGCCTGGTCCGCTATCGGCCGCCGGTCAACAAGCTGGCCGGCGCCATGCCGCCGGAGCTGTTCCACCGCCTGGTCGACGAGGTGCCGCTGCGGCGGCTCACCCTGCAGGGGCTCGGCGAGCCGCTGCTGTCTCCCTATCTGCCGGAGATGATCGCGGCGGCCGTGCAGAAGGGGATCCGGGTCGGTTTCAACACCAATGCGACGCTGCTCAATCGAAAGCGCGCCGAAGAATTGGTGGCAAGCCGGGTGGACTGGCTGCATGTGTCGCTGGACGGGGCGAGCGCGGGGGCCTATGAGGCGATTCGCGAGGGTGCGCGATTCGACACGGTAGTCGCGAATCTGGCCGGGCTGGTGCGGGCCAAGCGGGCGGCCGGCAGTGCGACGCCGTGGATTCGGGTGGTCTTCGTGGCGATGCGGGACAACGTGGCCGAACTGCCTGCGCTGGTCGAGCTGCTCGGGGAGATCGGGGTCGACGAATTGCGGGTGCAGAATCTGTCGCACAGTTTCGACGACACCGATCCGGCCGGGCGGTATGACGAGATCCGCAATTTCACCGCTGACCAGGCATTGTGGACCGGAGCTGACCAGGAACGCGCGGCCGCGGCGTTCAGCGAGGCCGAATCAAAAGCCAAGAATCTCGGGGTACGCCTACGACTGCCGAACTTCCACGACGAGGGAGGCGGCAATTGCACCTGGCCGTGGGACGCGGCTTACATCACGAGTTCCGGCACCGTCCAGCCGTGCTGCATGGTGATGGGCGACGACCGGATCTCATTGGGCAGTCTCAGCGAGGCCGGCTTTCCGGAGATCTGGCGGGGCGAGGCGTACCGGGATTTCCGCCGGCGGCTGGCCAGCGCCGAGCCGCCGGCGGTGTGCCGGGGTTGCTCCCTTTACCACCACACGTTCTGA
- a CDS encoding DUF2218 domain-containing protein, protein MTTQHTATASVATDNAPRYAKQLASHLGRRSEIKELGEDIAIVLTVGECRLHSTEAALELTATAASDDDLRTVTRVVGSHLERFGQRNELAVNWDFPA, encoded by the coding sequence ATGACCACCCAGCACACCGCCACCGCGAGCGTCGCCACCGACAACGCGCCGCGCTACGCCAAGCAGCTCGCCTCCCACCTGGGCCGGCGCAGCGAGATCAAGGAGCTCGGCGAGGACATCGCCATCGTGCTCACAGTCGGCGAGTGCCGGCTGCACAGCACCGAGGCGGCCCTCGAGCTGACCGCCACGGCCGCCAGCGACGACGACCTCCGCACCGTCACGCGGGTCGTCGGCTCCCATTTGGAGCGCTTCGGCCAGCGCAACGAGCTGGCGGTGAACTGGGATTTCCCGGCCTGA
- a CDS encoding PadR family transcriptional regulator, whose protein sequence is MRTAVLLLLAEEPMHGYQLMHAIADRTGGRWQPSPGAIYPTISQLEDEGLVSVTASGGRKLVTLTGTGRQHVTESSGGWSDPFAAFPEQSGSTDLRPLLEQVHDAARQVGRTGSDAQRSAAARILADTRKALYLLLAEGPDGPEEFQ, encoded by the coding sequence GTGCGCACAGCGGTCCTGCTGCTGCTGGCTGAGGAGCCGATGCACGGCTATCAGCTGATGCACGCGATCGCCGACCGCACCGGTGGGCGCTGGCAGCCCAGCCCGGGCGCCATCTACCCGACCATCAGCCAGCTCGAGGACGAGGGCCTCGTCTCGGTGACGGCGAGCGGCGGCCGCAAGCTGGTGACCCTCACCGGGACCGGCCGGCAGCACGTCACCGAGAGTTCGGGCGGCTGGTCCGACCCGTTCGCCGCGTTCCCGGAGCAGTCCGGTTCGACCGACCTGCGCCCACTGCTGGAGCAGGTGCACGACGCCGCCCGCCAGGTCGGGCGGACCGGCTCCGACGCGCAACGATCAGCGGCCGCGCGCATCCTGGCCGACACCCGCAAGGCGCTCTATCTGCTGCTGGCGGAGGGGCCCGACGGACCCGAGGAGTTTCAATGA
- a CDS encoding aspartate/glutamate racemase family protein — MATIGFLHTSDVHIATFKQLLAELAPEHEDLHMVDQRLLADAQANGLTPQLASRVEARLGAIEAGGADLIVCTCSTIGAIAESRAGSLGVPVLRADRPMAEAAVAAGRRVGVLVTTESTLKPTVDLIWESGVRAGVEVNVVAGRCYSTWQHFESGDLESYYAELADYARQLAPDVDVIVLAQASMAPAAELLRDLHVLTSPRSAVTAAVAAVRANGG; from the coding sequence GTGGCCACGATTGGGTTTCTGCACACCTCTGATGTGCACATCGCGACGTTCAAGCAGCTTTTGGCCGAGTTGGCGCCGGAGCATGAGGACCTGCACATGGTCGATCAGCGACTGCTGGCCGACGCTCAGGCCAACGGTCTGACGCCACAGCTGGCGAGTCGGGTCGAGGCCCGGCTGGGCGCGATCGAGGCGGGCGGCGCGGACTTGATCGTCTGTACCTGTTCGACGATCGGCGCGATCGCCGAGAGCCGGGCGGGTTCGCTCGGTGTGCCGGTGCTGCGGGCGGACCGGCCGATGGCCGAGGCGGCGGTGGCTGCCGGCCGGCGGGTCGGCGTTCTGGTCACCACCGAGTCCACGTTGAAACCGACCGTCGATTTGATCTGGGAGAGCGGGGTCCGCGCCGGCGTCGAGGTGAATGTGGTGGCGGGACGCTGCTATTCCACCTGGCAGCACTTCGAGTCCGGTGATCTGGAGAGCTACTACGCGGAGCTCGCGGACTATGCCCGCCAGCTCGCGCCGGACGTGGACGTGATCGTGCTCGCGCAGGCGAGCATGGCGCCCGCGGCGGAGCTGCTGCGGGACCTGCACGTGCTCACCAGCCCGCGGTCGGCGGTCACCGCCGCGGTGGCCGCGGTGCGGGCGAACGGCGGCTGA
- a CDS encoding DNA glycosylase AlkZ-like family protein has translation MINVDRARVMAYRMVALGLADRTAQRPADLAVLDLGIQEYTPGSPQVALTARSSAEPEDDRLISVWGARGAPHLHRRADLADLVGQLWPLSDADASARINSAQIADGVPLGTRAFTTTAEAFREVVTAPMPRGEASTEVSQRVPAELTYDCRGCQARHIAGNVWQQAGLAGGVEVLSRGRDALLGPIPDAPPMPEANAGIDRLIATYLRFLGPATPADVAKYLGSSTAEIRKVWPSDLVEVRVDGKKAWVPEPQVAELESAATPEGVRWLPGMDPLLQARDRDLLLPGRERQKEVWRPLGNPGVLLLDGEIAGVWRARMAGRKRVDLAVTPFETLTAAQRKRVDAEASEVARARGVPEAVVSFD, from the coding sequence ATGATCAACGTGGATCGGGCGCGCGTCATGGCGTACCGGATGGTGGCTCTGGGTTTGGCTGATCGGACCGCGCAGCGGCCGGCTGATCTTGCCGTGCTGGACCTCGGCATTCAGGAGTACACACCGGGTTCTCCACAGGTGGCCCTCACCGCCCGGAGCAGCGCGGAGCCTGAGGACGACCGGCTGATCAGTGTCTGGGGCGCGCGGGGCGCGCCGCATCTGCACCGGCGGGCCGACCTGGCCGATCTGGTGGGGCAGCTCTGGCCGCTCAGCGACGCCGACGCGAGTGCACGGATCAACAGTGCGCAGATCGCCGACGGGGTGCCGCTGGGGACTCGGGCGTTCACCACGACGGCTGAGGCGTTCCGTGAGGTGGTGACCGCCCCGATGCCGCGCGGGGAGGCGAGCACCGAGGTGAGCCAGCGGGTGCCGGCCGAGTTGACCTATGACTGCCGTGGCTGCCAGGCCCGGCACATCGCCGGCAATGTGTGGCAGCAGGCGGGTCTGGCCGGGGGCGTGGAGGTGCTGTCGCGGGGGCGTGACGCGCTGCTCGGGCCGATTCCGGATGCGCCACCGATGCCCGAGGCGAATGCCGGGATCGACCGGCTGATTGCGACCTACCTGCGGTTTCTCGGTCCGGCGACACCCGCCGACGTGGCGAAGTATCTGGGCAGTTCGACCGCGGAGATTCGCAAGGTGTGGCCATCCGACCTGGTCGAGGTTCGGGTGGACGGCAAGAAGGCGTGGGTGCCGGAGCCGCAGGTCGCCGAGCTGGAGTCTGCCGCGACGCCGGAGGGGGTTCGGTGGCTGCCCGGCATGGATCCACTGCTGCAGGCCCGCGACCGCGATCTGCTGCTGCCCGGCCGGGAGCGGCAGAAAGAGGTGTGGCGCCCGCTCGGCAATCCCGGAGTGCTGCTGCTGGACGGCGAGATCGCCGGGGTGTGGCGGGCCCGGATGGCCGGTCGCAAGCGGGTGGATCTGGCCGTGACACCGTTCGAGACGTTGACCGCTGCGCAGCGCAAACGGGTCGACGCCGAGGCGAGCGAGGTGGCCCGGGCCCGGGGTGTGCCCGAGGCAGTGGTTTCCTTCGACTGA
- a CDS encoding GNAT family N-acetyltransferase yields MTANPLPHPLRLTGTGVVLREWRPDDLDDLVALLDEPEIARWTPMPSPFDAESGLAYLKRAYQGRTNGTRIQLAITVAGGRPLGEVLLFGVNADLREAELGYLVGRPYRRRGLASAALAALSGYACGTLRLRRLLLRIDPENTASTSVARRCGYWLTGEAPIHQEGPYGPIRLETWEYVDGRSGTRPERRGNVAARRYGRR; encoded by the coding sequence GTGACCGCCAATCCTCTGCCGCACCCGCTGAGGTTGACGGGAACCGGTGTCGTGCTGCGTGAGTGGCGCCCGGACGATCTGGATGATCTGGTCGCGCTGCTGGACGAGCCGGAGATCGCGCGGTGGACGCCGATGCCGTCGCCGTTCGATGCTGAGTCCGGCCTTGCCTACCTCAAGCGGGCCTATCAGGGGCGCACCAACGGCACGCGGATCCAGCTCGCGATCACTGTGGCGGGCGGGCGGCCGCTGGGCGAGGTGCTGCTTTTCGGCGTCAACGCCGATCTCCGCGAGGCGGAGCTCGGCTATCTGGTCGGGCGCCCCTATCGGCGGCGCGGTCTGGCGTCGGCCGCGCTGGCAGCCCTTTCCGGGTACGCGTGTGGCACGCTCCGCCTGCGCCGGCTGCTCCTGCGCATCGACCCGGAGAACACGGCGAGCACCTCGGTGGCCCGGCGCTGCGGCTACTGGCTGACCGGGGAGGCGCCGATCCACCAGGAGGGTCCGTACGGGCCGATCCGGCTGGAGACCTGGGAGTACGTGGACGGGCGGTCCGGCACCCGTCCGGAGCGGCGCGGAAATGTCGCAGCTCGGCGGTACGGTCGTCGGTAA
- a CDS encoding class I SAM-dependent methyltransferase, with product MTERHDAGHWARYNARQTSRQVRDLCRHAMALAGPGAGRTAIDLGCGAGRETRALLDAGWRVVAVDSEPGTEARLLRTIGGRHPALTVRTCGFEAVSELPAADLVYAGYALPFQPRSSFDQLWTAIRSALRPGGRVAVDVFGDHDSWAGDPAMTFLPEAEARALVDGLETEHWHEQDAPGPAFSGPKHWHVFELIARRPT from the coding sequence ATGACTGAGCGCCACGACGCCGGCCATTGGGCCCGGTACAACGCCCGCCAGACCAGCCGGCAGGTTCGCGATCTGTGCCGGCATGCGATGGCCTTGGCCGGGCCCGGCGCCGGCCGTACCGCGATCGACCTGGGCTGCGGCGCCGGCCGCGAGACCCGGGCGCTGCTCGACGCCGGTTGGCGGGTGGTCGCGGTCGACAGCGAGCCGGGCACGGAGGCACGCCTGTTGCGCACCATAGGCGGCCGTCATCCAGCTTTGACGGTACGCACATGCGGCTTCGAAGCCGTGTCCGAGCTCCCGGCCGCGGATCTCGTCTACGCCGGCTACGCCCTTCCGTTCCAGCCCCGTTCGTCCTTCGATCAGTTGTGGACAGCGATCAGGTCCGCGCTCCGTCCCGGCGGCCGGGTGGCCGTCGATGTCTTCGGCGACCACGACTCGTGGGCGGGCGATCCCGCGATGACGTTCCTGCCCGAGGCCGAGGCGCGCGCCTTGGTGGACGGCTTGGAGACCGAGCACTGGCATGAGCAGGACGCGCCCGGCCCAGCCTTCAGCGGCCCGAAGCACTGGCACGTCTTCGAACTGATCGCCCGCCGCCCAACCTGA